Sequence from the Erythrobacter insulae genome:
CCGTGTGGTTCTGGTCGTTTTTACCGATCAGACGCTTATCGATGCTCGCAAACGCTCACCTTTGCCGCGCGATCTGCTGGCCGAGGCGTTGCGCAATCTGGACCAAATGAACCCGAAAGCAATCGGGATCGATATTCTCTTTGATCAACCGCAGGATGAAGACCCCGAATTGATCGAGACGCTTCGCGGTATGAATACGCCGGTAGCGGTCGGTTATGCGTCCGTCGCGACGAACGAGGCCGACATTACGTATGAGCAGCAGCTTTATCTTGAAGAGTTTATCGCAGCGCTGGACGGCAGCGATGCAAAACCGGCCAGCATCCGATTGGACAATACATTCGGCGCGACCAGAGTTTGGCCCAGCATCGAGGCGGATCTTCCGCCGCTGTTGGGCCGGGCTATGCTCGAAGATGCTGGCGGGCCAGTTGATCTGTTCAAAGGGTACGAGGGATCAATCGAATATCGCCGCAGCCTTTTTGAAGAGCAATCCGCTGATGAATTGACCAAAAGTGACGAGAATACTTCTCAGCCACTCTTCCAGTCGCTCGACATCGCAGCATTCGTCGACCTGGATCCTGAAGTTATCCCGTTCTTCGCCGAAGCGATTGAGGGCAAATATATCCTGATCGGCGGGGATATTGTCGATTATGACCGGGTCGAGACATCGTTCACATCGGTAACAGGCAATGTCCCTGCGGGGATCGCGGTCCATGCGGAAATGATCTCTCAAATGCTGGATGGGCGGGTGATGCCGCAGATATCTCCGGCTGTGCTTTGGATCATGGCGTGTATTGTGGTGTTAAGCGCGGTTCTCACCGCCTTGCTTGAATGGCCTGCACGCCGTCTTGTCCCGCTGTTGTTGTTAATGGCCGCGCTTTTCGTTGGCATTCCGGTTCTGCTGCATGTTCGCGGTGTCGATACATACGGGCTTCCCGCGGTCGGGTGGCTGGTCGGCTGGATTATCGCCTTTACCGCGGTAACGGCAGCCGCGCGATCCGTAGGCCGCAAGCAGCGAAATTTCGCCACAGGCGCCCTCGGGAAATATATTCCAAAAGACATTGCCCAACAGATTATCGACAAACCCGAGCTGTTATCGCTGGGCGGAGAAAAACGAGAGATCTACGTGATGTTCTCCGATCTGGAAGGCTTTACCAAGATGAGCCATGCGATAGAACCTGAGATGGTTGCAAAACTGCTCAACCGTTATCTTGAAATGCTCAGCCAGGTCGTGCTCGACCATGGCGGTGTCATTGATAAATTTGTCGGCGATGCAGTTGTGGCGTTCTGGGGCGCGCCAATTGCGCGAGACAATGATGGAGAGCGCGCTGCAAAGGCCGGCTATGCGATTTGGCAGGCAGGAGAGGCCTTTCGCCAAGAAGTCGCCGCGATGGACGAAAGCCTTCCGAAAATCGGCAAGACACGTGTCGGTTTGCATTTTGGCGAAGCGGTGATCGGTAATTTCGGCGGAGAAACCCGAATTCAATATACTGCGCTGGGCGACAGTATGAACACCGCCGCCCGGCTGGAGGCCGCCAACAAGGCGCTGCAATCGTCTGTCATGGCAAGCCGCGAATTTGCCGAGCGGTCCGGGCTGGATTGGTGGCGGGCCATGGGCAGTGTGCGCCTGCGCGGAAGAGCCAGACCGGTTGATATATTTGAGCCCGTGCCTGGGTTCCCGTCCGAAGACAGGGAAAAATTGGCGAAATCTTCCAATCTTGCAGCAACCGATCCTGCTATGGCTGTGCAATTGGCAGTGGAGGTGCTCACTGGCCACCCGCAGGATTTGGCGCTATTGAATCTTATCAATCGCTTGGACAATTTGGATGAGGGGGGAACGTATGTTCTCGGCTAAAGTGAAGACACGGATTGCAGGACTGGCTTTGGCCGCTGCAATATTTGCTGCTCCCGCAGCCGCCATGGCAGGCGTAGTGGTGAAATCAACGGGGCCTTCTTCCGCGAAGTATCCAGTCGGCGCGAAAGTTGCCGATACCGCCACCATCACCCTGAAAGCGGGCGACAGCATCACAGTGCTGACTTCACGCGGAACCAAGGTGATGAAAGGCGCGGGCTCTTTTAAAGTCGGTGAACGTCCCAAAGCGACGCGCGCACGTTTTTCTGCACTCACACGCAAACGTGCAGCCAACCGGGTCCGCACAGGAGCCGTCCGTGGCAGCAATGATGCTTCTGTCACGCCAACCAATCCCAACCTCTGGTATGTCGATGTGACGCAGGGCGGAACAATCTGCCTCAACGATTTGGGCGCAGTCCGGTTCTGGCGACCCGACAGCACAGCCATTGCGACATACAAAATCAGCAATGATGACGGATCAGCCGACATCACCTTTGATGCCAAAGACAGCGTTACACCGCTTGATCCGGTGCTGATGTCGATAACGCCCGGTGGCACATATTCGATTTCCAGTCTGGCAGAAGGCGGAACGAGCGCCGAAGTCACCTTTGCATTTATCGAAGGCGACTATGGCCGCGCCGATCAGTTGGCCGAAGCCTTGATCGCTGCCGGTTGCAACACCCAGCTTTCTCAGCTTGCGGATCGACTGGCCGAATAGACCGCTTAACGGCTTGCGTCGCCGCGACCAAAGACCGCGAACTGTTAATATTCGTGCTGGCCGGTCACGACCTGATCGCCAACCTTTAGCCACGCATGAAAGGCCATGCCTGTGCCGGGATCCTTGCGGGAACCGATGAGAATGTTCGATGGAATTCCGCGCCGTTTCAATATCCAGCGGCCTGTTATTGCCTGTGGGAAGCAGACGGCTTCGAATTTTTGTTTGCGCGCCAATCGTTTTATCATTCGGCCGATGTCTGACGCTTGCTTTATCTGTTTGGCGGAAAGGCGTTGCTGATCGCTATGTGATTGACTGTCTATTGGTCCAAGCAAACGCTTCCACCATCGGAATGGGACAAGCTTGATCAAAACGCGCGCGAACATCAGGCCGAGGATAATTTCGGCGCGTAATATCATCGTCTTCAAGGATCGAATTGGGCTCATGATGTTATGAGTGTAGTATTGCGCAGCCATACGCCAACCTGCCAAGGCTTTTTTGATCCGGGCTACTCTGCGCCGGTTATGCTGCGTCGGTTATGTTGCGCTGACCAGAAGCCAGCTTGGTAAATTCGTCCCACAGCATCGGTTTTCCGATATGCCAGCCTTGCGCATAATCGCATCCCATTTCGCGCAAAGCATTCAAGGTTGCCTCATCCTCCACCCCTTCGGCGACGACATCGTATTGGAGGGCTTTGGCGAGCTCAAGCGTCGACTGGACCATAATTCGATCCTTGCGATCCACGATCAGACTGCGGATGAAGCTCTGGTCGAGCTTTAGTTCTTGTGCTGGGAAATCCTGCAAATAGTTGAGCGTTGCCTGCCCCGTTCCGTAATCGTCGATTGATATACGAGCGCCGGCGGCCTGCAATCGCTCGACCGCTTGACGGGCCTTGATCGAGTCAACCAGAGGCGCGCTTTCCGTAATCTCTAGCGTGATCCCGCCTTCAGACGTTTGATCCAGCGTTTCGATGACAGTGGTCGCAAAGTCTAGGAAACTATCGTCACTCAAAAGTTGAGCGGAGATATTCACAGCGACGCTTGGGTAAAAACCGGCCTCACGCGAGGTTTCAAGATCGCCAATCGCCTGCATCAGCACAAAACGCGTTAACTCATCGATCCTGCCTCGTGCTTCAAGGATCGGAATAAATTCAGCTGGCGAAATATGGCCTAGCTTGGTGCTAAACCAACGGACGAGACATTCTGCGCTATCGATTGTGTTGCTTTTGATCCGTAATTTGGGCTGATACACAACCGAAATTGCGCCATCATGCAAAGCATCTGCGAGTTCGCCCAGAATACGTTGACGGAATTGGGCTTTTTCATGCACGTCTTCGGTGTTGGACGACCAGACAAGTCCGCGTTTGCGCGCATCAGCGGATGCAAAAATTGCCCCGTCGATTGAGGATTGGGTGTGCCCAAAATTCGCGTTGATGCGAAAGCGTTCATTGTCGATTTCAATCGGAGCCGTGAACAAGGCGCGAGCTCCAGCGAACAGGCTTTCCGGATCGGTGCTTTCCTGCGCTTCGATTAGCCATCCGAAAAGGCCGCTATCCAATCGGTAAACTGTATTATGCCCGGCAAGCAGGCCAAGTCTGTTAACAATCTGACCATCAAGCGCGGCCAGTCTGTCTTTTTCAACCACCGACATCACATCAATAAAATCTGCCATGCGAGCGACTACGATCACAGCATCGGATTTACGCTTGAGAGCTTTATCCATAGCGGCGCGATTGGCGAGGCCGGACGCGATATCCGTCATTCGCTCCGCTTTCAGATCCGCTGCCGCATTCAGGCTGCGCTCTAATCCGACAAACCCGGAAAGAAACAAGATGGGACCAGCAATGGGAAGATAGATCCAGGATGCCTGATCGAAAGCCATGGCGACTGCGGTCAATGACAGGCCCACCGCAAGAGTAATTCCGATCGGTTTAAACTGAAACCGAGAGGATTTCTTGTTGGCATAGAGCGCTATCGCTAAAATTGGAATCAACACAAGAAGCATTAACGCGGAGGGTACTTCGCCGCGCACACGGTCTTGAAGCAGGGTCTCGGCTGCTTGAGCCTGGATCACGACGCCGGGTTGAACTCCGAACAGCGCGGTCGGATACCGATCGCCAAGCTCGATGGCGGTTGCGCCGAATACAAAGCGTTTACCCGCCACATTACGGCGTGCGACGCGTCTTTCGATCAGATCGACGAAAGATATGCGCGGAATGGTCGAAACGTCGATGGCTTGATCAACGCGGAATGAAACACCGACTTCGCCGCCTTGTTTGGCGAGCATGTTGGGCAGCGATGGCCGCGCCGTTCCATTGGTTGTCACCCCGTTCGGATAAAAGGTGATCTTCCCATCGGCGCTCGGGAAAACATTGACCGAAGCCAGAAAGGTATTTTCCTGCAATTCCGGGATGGGAAGGGCTTCGGAAACCATTTCTCCATCAGCTGTTTGGTTCAACTGGCGGAAAGTCGGCAGAATAACAGGTTGGCCGATATTGTTTATGGCCTGAGCAAGCAGACGATCATCTTGCGGATTGGAGCTGGACGAAAAATCGACATCGAACGCGATTTGTTCGGCGCCAAGACGGTCGAGCTCTTTGATGGCGTCGGCATAATGCCGCCTTGGCCATGGCCATTTTTCCAATTCGAGAAGTGATCGCCCGTCGATTTCAACAATTGCAATCTGCCCGGAAGCAGGCGTCATCCGCAGCTGGTCCCGGCTATCGCGGATCGCATTTTCGACCCCGCTTGCAAAGCCTGAAACGGTGATGATCATGCTGATCACAGCGGCAATCGCAAAAGCGATGCCGCTGATACGCGTGCCGGCTTTCTGATGCTTTGATTGCGTGCCCAAAACCGGCATCCTCCAAGATTTCCGCAAATGGTGTGCGGGTCGAAGGTTGCTTATGCAGTAAAAGTGTTACTGGCTGGTTTGCGCGCTGGCCGAGCTGCGCATCGGCATCATGTTCGTGTGCCTAGAACGGGCGAAGGTTGTCCTGATCAGCGCTGCGAAATTGGTCTTCTCCGGCTCCCATACGGGGTTCGGAGGATCGCTGGAAACTGAGATCGGTTTCACCATTGTCAAATGCGATGTCATCCGTGCCGAGCTCAAAACCGCTTCTGTCGATGCGCCCCGGATCGGTTCTTTTATTACCGGGCGCAGTTTCGTCGATTTGGTCATCTGACCCGTTATCGCGGGTGTTGCTGCCATTGGATGCGTCACCGCCCGTACCATCCGCGTTGCCATTCCGGTCTAAGCCAAGACCCAGATCCGAACCTACATTGATATCGTCGCTTTGAGCGCTGTCAGCGGCATTTACATCGGAGACATCACCATCGGCGGTACCGAGTTCAGCGGCCTCAACATTGCCACCTGCGGAATTGTCATTTGCATTGGCTCCGGCTTCGGGACGGTCGTTACCGCCATTCCCGCCGCTCTGACCATTTCCTGCACAGGTGCTGCCCGTGCAGACTGATCCGTCCGCGATATCTGATTCCGGACCAGTCGGCTTGGCGGTCGGAGGCTCAATGTCCGGCTTATCGCCGCCTGGTCCTTGCGCTTTCGCAGCGGGAGCATCCACCGGTTCAGCTGTATTGTCGCCGAGGCCCAGATCGATGTCCTGATCACGCGCACCGTTGGCGGCGCCAGTTGTCGAAGGATCGCCGCCTTTTTGTCCGGCTGCATCTGCTAGAGGACCGCCTAGATCGGTGCTCGAAGCTGCGCCATTTGCCGTAGACGGTGTGGCTGCGCTGCCTGCCTCTTTACCAGCGGTTTCTGGCGCACCGATTTCTATCGCAACGGCATTGTCGGAAGCGGATGGATCAGAGCGGTTTTCGCCTTTACCATCGATCCCGTCAGGCGCACGATCCTGTTCATCCGCTTGGCCGCGCTCGTTTCCGTCTTCGTTTGATGCATCGCCGCGACCTGAACGATCCTCGATTTCCAGAACGGACTCGATCAGGTCTTGCTCGGCCCCATAGTTCTGTCCCGCGCCGCCGCCAATGCCGCGACCCTCGCTGGGGCCATCGCCGCGTGCTTGGTCGGCCTGTGATGCCGCAGGTCCAACGCCGCTATCATCGACGATGTCATCAGCGATATTGAGGTCAACATTAGGACCGCTATCGCTTCCTATGGCATTTGCGCCGTTATCGCTTTGGTTGCTGCGCACAATGTTCGTGTTTGCCTGGCCTGCAGCGGGCGTATCATTCGTAACAGCAGCAGTGTTCTGGCGCATGGCATTTGCACGCGGTTGACCGCGATTTTCGCTGGCTGCCGGTGTACTTGCGATGTCATTGCTAGCCGCAGCTGAGGGCGGAGCGCTGACGAAATTGGGGGCACCGCGTACAGTCGCGCTGATATTCTCACCTTCGGAGCGGCCCGGAGCGATGACCATCAGACTTTCAAGATCGTCTGCGCCGACCAGACCAACAAGACCGGGCGTTAGCAAGGCTGCTTCCAGATCGTTGTTGGTTGCCACTTCTACCGCGCCTTCGGTGACCTGAACACTCGCCCGCGAAGCGGAAACGGACACGTTGAATGTCGTCCCTTTCACGACGGCGGCCATATAAGGCGTCTTGACGCCAAAATGCGGGGTCGTTTTCTTTTCGATCTTGAAAAGCGCATTCCCGAGATATTGGAAGAATTGAATGACCGGCCCTGCCTCTTGCGGCTCTGCAACTTGCAATTCAGCTCTGGGAGAGACGACTACGAATTCTTCACCGCGCACCAGAACGGCCCGGCCTTTCGCGCCTGTTCGGATGAGATCGCCGGGCTCAAGTTCGCTGTTCTTGGTGGCTGTCAAAACTTGGCCGCCGCGAACGATGCTGACACTTCCGCTTGCCTCGGACACTTTCCAGTCCGGCGTCGATGCGAGCGCGCTCGTGCTGGCTAGAAAAGCCGCAAATGCGATCGTTCGTTTGGCAAGGTTGAACATCAATAATCTCAATACAAACAAAAGGATTTCTACACCCCTGCTTTGGCCTATGCTTGTCTACAAAGCGTGAAAGCCGATCCTTTCGAAGGCGTTAATTCGCGGATTGAGGTAAGGAATTCTTAGGTGTGTTTCGATATCTGGCTCCCCGAACCGGAGGCCTGCAATGATTTCGAAAAAGGTGCTGTTTATGGGGGCGATAGCATGCGCTCCTGCTGCCTCAGCACATGCTCAAAGCATTGAAAACAGTCCAAAAATCGCGTTCCTTGATGTTCTGCGAATTGCCGAGCCTGAGCCGGACAGCCCCGGCGAATCCGGCCCCACGATTAGCGCCGTACTCGTCACCGGAAACGAAGCGATAGACGAGTTAAAATATCAGGCGCGCGTAGAAGCCTTCTTTGGCGAACAGTTAACGGATCAAATTCTCGAACAGCTGTCCGATGAATTGGCCGCATTGGCCAAGGAAGAAGGATTTCCATACGCGCGCACCACGATTGATCGCGGTGCTGCGGCCTATGGTATTGTGCAGGTTCAAGTTGATGAAGGCAGGATCGATGATATCACGATCCAAGGCTTTGATAACGTGATGGCGCGGCGGACGCTTGATCGTCTGATCGGCAAGGCAGCATCGAAACGCGATCTGGAATCGGCGCTGTTGATGGTATCGGACATTCCGTCAGTGATCCTGCGCGGGGCAAAGCTCAGCCGGTCAGACGGCCAAAACACCCTTGTCGTCACCCTTGATGAGCGCGGCGCAGAAGGCCGCATCGGGATCGACAATTATGGCACGGATACGTTCGGGCCGATCCGGGCGAGCGGCTCTGCGCGAATTGCCAATGTGATTTCTTCGGCCGATGAAGTGCGCACTCTGGTTCGGATCAATCCGATCGAACCGGACGAATTGCTATTCGTTTCAGGCTCGTACCAGACGCAGCTTGATGCGCAGGGATTAACGCTGGATGTTTCGGGCGGGTTGGGCAGCACCGATCCCGGCGGTGCATTGGACGGGTCTGGGATCAGCGGGGATACGCGGCGGCTAAGCGCCCGGCTTTCCGCGCCGGTTAAGCGGACCAAGGATGCCAGCGCATGGGTGGAAGGTGAAATTGCCTATATTTCCATCGAACAGAATGATCTCGGCGCGTTGCTGCGCACTGACACCGTTGTCACCGCAGCTATTGGCCTGCGCACGCAAGTTTCGTTTGCAGGAGGTAGCGCGCGAACAGGGGTGTGGCTGGAACGCGGACTGGGTGTCCTGGGCGCGA
This genomic interval carries:
- a CDS encoding adenylate/guanylate cyclase domain-containing protein, giving the protein MSETAKQAPWGVRVLHRGWRNVREAGTIQILATIVLVAFALFIARFSWTLPDGELPTPLTSEAERALYDLRSYFAADIVEQDDRVVLVVFTDQTLIDARKRSPLPRDLLAEALRNLDQMNPKAIGIDILFDQPQDEDPELIETLRGMNTPVAVGYASVATNEADITYEQQLYLEEFIAALDGSDAKPASIRLDNTFGATRVWPSIEADLPPLLGRAMLEDAGGPVDLFKGYEGSIEYRRSLFEEQSADELTKSDENTSQPLFQSLDIAAFVDLDPEVIPFFAEAIEGKYILIGGDIVDYDRVETSFTSVTGNVPAGIAVHAEMISQMLDGRVMPQISPAVLWIMACIVVLSAVLTALLEWPARRLVPLLLLMAALFVGIPVLLHVRGVDTYGLPAVGWLVGWIIAFTAVTAAARSVGRKQRNFATGALGKYIPKDIAQQIIDKPELLSLGGEKREIYVMFSDLEGFTKMSHAIEPEMVAKLLNRYLEMLSQVVLDHGGVIDKFVGDAVVAFWGAPIARDNDGERAAKAGYAIWQAGEAFRQEVAAMDESLPKIGKTRVGLHFGEAVIGNFGGETRIQYTALGDSMNTAARLEAANKALQSSVMASREFAERSGLDWWRAMGSVRLRGRARPVDIFEPVPGFPSEDREKLAKSSNLAATDPAMAVQLAVEVLTGHPQDLALLNLINRLDNLDEGGTYVLG
- a CDS encoding lasso peptide biosynthesis B2 protein, whose product is MSPIRSLKTMILRAEIILGLMFARVLIKLVPFRWWKRLLGPIDSQSHSDQQRLSAKQIKQASDIGRMIKRLARKQKFEAVCFPQAITGRWILKRRGIPSNILIGSRKDPGTGMAFHAWLKVGDQVVTGQHEY
- a CDS encoding EAL domain-containing protein, producing the protein MGTQSKHQKAGTRISGIAFAIAAVISMIITVSGFASGVENAIRDSRDQLRMTPASGQIAIVEIDGRSLLELEKWPWPRRHYADAIKELDRLGAEQIAFDVDFSSSSNPQDDRLLAQAINNIGQPVILPTFRQLNQTADGEMVSEALPIPELQENTFLASVNVFPSADGKITFYPNGVTTNGTARPSLPNMLAKQGGEVGVSFRVDQAIDVSTIPRISFVDLIERRVARRNVAGKRFVFGATAIELGDRYPTALFGVQPGVVIQAQAAETLLQDRVRGEVPSALMLLVLIPILAIALYANKKSSRFQFKPIGITLAVGLSLTAVAMAFDQASWIYLPIAGPILFLSGFVGLERSLNAAADLKAERMTDIASGLANRAAMDKALKRKSDAVIVVARMADFIDVMSVVEKDRLAALDGQIVNRLGLLAGHNTVYRLDSGLFGWLIEAQESTDPESLFAGARALFTAPIEIDNERFRINANFGHTQSSIDGAIFASADARKRGLVWSSNTEDVHEKAQFRQRILGELADALHDGAISVVYQPKLRIKSNTIDSAECLVRWFSTKLGHISPAEFIPILEARGRIDELTRFVLMQAIGDLETSREAGFYPSVAVNISAQLLSDDSFLDFATTVIETLDQTSEGGITLEITESAPLVDSIKARQAVERLQAAGARISIDDYGTGQATLNYLQDFPAQELKLDQSFIRSLIVDRKDRIMVQSTLELAKALQYDVVAEGVEDEATLNALREMGCDYAQGWHIGKPMLWDEFTKLASGQRNITDAA
- a CDS encoding FecR domain-containing protein, with protein sequence MFNLAKRTIAFAAFLASTSALASTPDWKVSEASGSVSIVRGGQVLTATKNSELEPGDLIRTGAKGRAVLVRGEEFVVVSPRAELQVAEPQEAGPVIQFFQYLGNALFKIEKKTTPHFGVKTPYMAAVVKGTTFNVSVSASRASVQVTEGAVEVATNNDLEAALLTPGLVGLVGADDLESLMVIAPGRSEGENISATVRGAPNFVSAPPSAAASNDIASTPAASENRGQPRANAMRQNTAAVTNDTPAAGQANTNIVRSNQSDNGANAIGSDSGPNVDLNIADDIVDDSGVGPAASQADQARGDGPSEGRGIGGGAGQNYGAEQDLIESVLEIEDRSGRGDASNEDGNERGQADEQDRAPDGIDGKGENRSDPSASDNAVAIEIGAPETAGKEAGSAATPSTANGAASSTDLGGPLADAAGQKGGDPSTTGAANGARDQDIDLGLGDNTAEPVDAPAAKAQGPGGDKPDIEPPTAKPTGPESDIADGSVCTGSTCAGNGQSGGNGGNDRPEAGANANDNSAGGNVEAAELGTADGDVSDVNAADSAQSDDINVGSDLGLGLDRNGNADGTGGDASNGSNTRDNGSDDQIDETAPGNKRTDPGRIDRSGFELGTDDIAFDNGETDLSFQRSSEPRMGAGEDQFRSADQDNLRPF
- a CDS encoding ShlB/FhaC/HecB family hemolysin secretion/activation protein produces the protein MISKKVLFMGAIACAPAASAHAQSIENSPKIAFLDVLRIAEPEPDSPGESGPTISAVLVTGNEAIDELKYQARVEAFFGEQLTDQILEQLSDELAALAKEEGFPYARTTIDRGAAAYGIVQVQVDEGRIDDITIQGFDNVMARRTLDRLIGKAASKRDLESALLMVSDIPSVILRGAKLSRSDGQNTLVVTLDERGAEGRIGIDNYGTDTFGPIRASGSARIANVISSADEVRTLVRINPIEPDELLFVSGSYQTQLDAQGLTLDVSGGLGSTDPGGALDGSGISGDTRRLSARLSAPVKRTKDASAWVEGEIAYISIEQNDLGALLRTDTVVTAAIGLRTQVSFAGGSARTGVWLERGLGVLGATRLGDALASRFDGDGVFTKVRFNADTRVSLAKRLSVLLAVGGQIADRPLLASDEIGLGGAYRTRGYDFAEVLGDEGIYGLAEMRYTVDTGDLPLDFLQFYAFADGGYVSDIARSGGEGSLFSAGPGLRARLGIVDLEFESAFPLGGSGARDQGDDPEINIRAGLNF